Genomic segment of Marinifilum sp. JC120:
AGCGCGTCCTCATCCTCGTCGCCGCCCTGCCAGACCGGCCCGACGGTATGGATGATGTGGCGCGCCGCCATGCGGAAGCCCGGGGTGATCCTGGCCTCGCCGGTCGGACAGCCGCCCAACTTGCGGCATTGCTCCAGCAACTCCGGCCCGGCCGCCCGGTGGATCGCCCCGTCCACCCCGCCCCCGCCAAGGAGGCTTTCATTCGCCGCGTTGACGACCGCATCGACGGAAAGGCGCGTGATATCGCCTTCCATCACGGTCATGCGCGCGT
This window contains:
- a CDS encoding O-acetyl-ADP-ribose deacetylase, which encodes MTVMEGDITRLSVDAVVNAANESLLGGGGVDGAIHRAAGPELLEQCRKLGGCPTGEARITPGFRMAARHIIHTVGPVWQGGDEDEDALLAECYRNSLSLAEENGARTVAFPAISTGAYGFPPERAVGIAVNTVAAYLARTEAVDRVVFCCFDAKTAALYQTALAGGTVPAADT